AACCCAACTTTCCACGTCCACGTTTTCGAAGAAAGATCAAGAATGGCGGCAGTAGAATTCACTTCATTCTACTGCCGCCATTCTACTGCCCCCATTCTACTGCCTGTTGATCCTGCCCATTTTCACAAAACGATTTAGACTCCTCTGACACCCCATGGCTCCCCCTCTTCCCAAATCTAATCTCCAACTCGGCACCTGGTTGCAGACAGGCTCCCCCATCGTCGCCGAACTTGCCGATGCGAGCGGCTTCGACTGGTTGCTCATTGATCTCGAGCACGGCTGCGGCACTGAGGCGATGGTGCTGCCGCAGATTCAGGTCATTCGCCATGCCGCCGCCATCGTGCGTGTCGGTGCGCCGCATCCCGACCTCATCGCTCGCTCGCTGGACTGGGGCGCTGCCGGCATCATGGTGCCGATGGTTTCCTCGGCGGAAAAAGCCGAAGCCTGCGTGCGTGCCATGCGCTATCCGCCGCGTGGAGATCGTGGTCTGGCCGGGATGGTGCGCGCCTTTCAATACGGACTGCATCGCGACATGCCGACTCCTGTTTTTTACGCCCAGATCGAGACCATCGAAGGCGTGGAAAACGCGCGCGCCATCGCCGCCGTTGATGGGGTCGATGTGCTCTTCATCGGCCCGATGGACTTGAAACTTCACCTTCAATCCCACCCTGAACGCACCCAGATGGATTACGCTGCCTGCCTGCGAGAAGTCGCGGCGGCGGCCAGGGCGGCGGGCAAGGCTTGTGGTCTGCTTTGTCGTCAGACCGACGATTTTGCCGAACTACAAGCGCTCGGCTTCACCCATCTGGCCATCGAGACCGACATCACGCTCCTGCGCGAGAGCTACCGCAAAGTCATTCAACCTCTCCGCGCAGACCCAGCGGTCGTCGGACTACGGGACAATCCATCCATGCCTTCGAAATAACATGACATTGAGAACCACACTCGCGCTGTCTGCCATCTTCCATGGCCTGGGTTTTGGACTTCATGCGGATGATTCCAAGCCGGTGCTGCAACTGGATTTTGGTCAGGAAGAATCGGCACCTTTGATTGCTGTTGGCAACGTGGTGCGTGATCAGGCCGGGCCGCGTCCGCCGGAGTTTCCGGATTTTGAAGCGAACAACACGGCCATTCAGTTGAAGGGGAAGGGTGCCCGTTATGAAATCAAAGATCCGGGGCCGCAGAGCCCTTTTGATTTCACGAATGGCGATGCCATCACCTTGGAGTCGTGGGTGAAGGTGGACAAACTGAGCCCCGGCCAGCCGATGTATATCGTGGGCAAGGGGCGCACCAATTCCCCGCATTTTGCCCGCAACAATCAGAACTGGTCTTTGCGGGTCATCGGTGGCAGCGCGGGTCTGGCGCATCTCAGCTTTCTCTTTGCCAGCGCTCCAGAGCCCGGCGGCGGGAACACCTGGCACATCTGGAACTCGGAGGCGTCTTTCGAGATCGCGACGGGCTGGCATCACGTGGCTTTGTCGTATGAGTTCGGCAAACCCGACACCATGCGTGGATGGATTGACGGTGTGGCCACAGCGGGGGTGTGGGGAGTGGATGGTGCCACCACGAAGGCACCCGCAGTTGATGACGACGATGTTTGGATCGGCTCGTCTCAGGGCGGCAACGCGGGCAACAGTTTTCAGGGTTTTCTTGACGGGTTGGCCATCCATCGCCGCGCGTTGACCGATGCAGACATCGCGAAACATTGTCGGAGAAAAGAGGGTCCGCAGGTGGTGTTGCCCGCTGTCGCGAAAATGCCGGATCTCGGAAAGATCGACGAAGGAAAAGTGCTCATTCAGATCAACGAAGGGCACGCCGACTCCAACCGCCGGCCCAATTCTCTGGAGACACCGCAGGAAGCGGCCCGCTGGTGGGGAGACGCCTTCCTGCTGCCGCGTGTGCCGGTGCGATACGATGACTGGGGCATCCGGTCGAGCTGGGCAGCGCCGCTTTTGCTGCGCATGGCCGCAGACGTGAAACTGCCGGAAGGATCACACCGCATTCTGCTGCGAACCCGCGGCCTGTCCCGCCTCTGGATTGATGGCGAGTTGATCGCTGAAACCAAACCGGCGGTCGGCAATGGTGAAAATGGTTTCGACCCCGTGACGCCACTGGCGCAGCCGCCTCATCCCGGAGTTCGGGTCAAAGGCTACCATCAGCAGGAAGTTTTCGGAACGGCGAAGATGTCGCCCATAAAAACGACTTCCCGCGTGGTGTTGGAGTTGATCGTCGGAGGGAAAAATATGCGCACCGATACCGGGGAGGTCTGTGTCGCCCTTGAATCGGCGGGTGGTGATGCGTTCTCCATTCTTCGTGCGACGGGCAGGCCGGATCTTCCTTTGACGGATGCCCAGGTCGAGCCGGTCCTCGCCGAAATCGAAAGCTCGCTGGCCCGTTTTGACGACGCCAATCGACGTGAGGCCTCCAAATCCCGCGATGCGTTTTGGCAGAAGCGCCATGACATCGCCAAGGCATGGGTGAAGAAAAATCCAGCGCCCAAACCTCCCCGCGCAGGCCATCCCGTGGATGCCTTCATCGATGCGAAAATCGAAACCGCCCTCGCGGCGAGTGCCGCCACTTCAGACGCGGCGAGGCTTTTCCATGGCGAGGTGCTGCCGGTCCTGCGGGAGGAGTGTTTCCGCTGTCACGGCGAGAAAGACAAGGGCGGGCTGAAGCTGAACACGCGTGAGGCTGCCTTGCGCGGTGGTGATTCGGAGGTGCCCGCGATCATTCCGGGTGATCCGGCGGCCAGTGAGTTGATTGAGCGCGTTCGCACTGACGACGAAGATTTGGTCATGCCGCCCACCGGCGAGCGCCTCAGCAAAGAGCAAATCGCCCGGCTGGAATCGTGGATTCGCGACGGTGCCAAATGGCCGTCTCCACCGGTTGATCCTGGCAAGCTCGTCAAAACATCCATCACCTCGGATGCCGCTTTTCTCCGCCGCATTTATCTCGACACCATCGGTCTGCCGCCGGCTGCGAACGAGGTGAAGGCCTTCCTCGCGGACTCCGATCCTGACAAGCGCACCAAGCTTATCGACCGGCTGCTCGCCGATGAACGCTGCGCGGATCATGCGATGAGCGAGTGGCTGGATGCTCTCGCGGAGAACCCCACTTTGATCAATGCTTCGCTCAACAGCACCGGGCCATTTCGCTGGTTTCTCCACGATGCCTTGCGCGACAACAAAGCGCTCGACCGCATGGTCACGGAGCTGCTCATGATGCGGGGAGATGCCGCTCACGGAGGCAGTGCCGGCTTTGCCCAGGCGGCGGAAAACGATGCGCCCTTCGCGGCCAAAGGCCACATCGTTGCCTCCACGTTTCTCGGCATCGAGTTGCAGTGCGCGCGCTGTCATGATTCGCCCTATCACTCCACCACGCAGCGCGATCTCTTTTCTCTGGCCGCGATGCTGGAGCGCAAGGCTGTGACGGTGCCGAAAACCAGCCGCGTCCCTGCGGCGTTTTTTGAAAAGAAAGCCCGCGAGTCATTGATCCGGGTGACGCTGAAACCTGACGAATCCGTGACGCCAGTCTGGCCGTTTGCGGCTGTGACTGGTGTGGCGGAGAATGCCGACATTGACCGGCTCATCGAAAACCCGAAGGACACTCGGGAACGGCTCGCGGCCCTGCTCACCTCGCCGGAGAATCGTCGCTTCCCCCGCGTGATGGTGAACCGGATTTGGAAACGTCTCATGGGTGCGGGTTTTGTGGAACCGGTCCAAGATTGGGAAGGGCATGATGCAAGCCACCCAGAGCTGCTGGACTGGCTCGCGGCCGAACTGCTCACCGCAGACTACGATGTCCGGCACATCATCCGGCTCATTGTCACTTCGGCGGCTTATCAGCGTGAGGCAGGCTTGGAAAATCTGGCCGTCGCCGGTGCTGTTGAGCGCTTTTTCAATGCGCCAGCGCGGCGGCGTCTCACCGCTGAGCAGGTCGTGGACTCGCTCCACGCCGCAGCCGGGGCAGCCATCGATTCCGAACCCATGACCTTCATTCACGATGGATCCAAAACCTTGCAGACGCGGCAGGATCTCGGGTTTCCGCGTCGTGCCTGGATGTTCGCCAGCCTCAACAACGAACGGGACCGGCCCAGCCTGGCGCTGCCGCGAGCACAGGCTGCTGTGAATGTGTTGGAGGCCTTTGGATGGAACGGCTCCCGTCAGAAGCCAATTTTCGCGCGTGACACCGAACCGAACATGCTCCAGCCCGGCATCCTCGAAAACGGCATCCTCACCCAGTCCTTGTCGCGAGCGTCTTGGAAATCCGAACTGGCGAATCTGGCGGTGGAAGCGAAATCACCGGAAGCCTTGCTGGAGAGTTTGTTTCTCCGGTTTCTCAGCCGCATGCCGCTGCGCTCAGAACGGGATTCATTTCTCCCTGAGTTGAAGTCCGGCTTTGAAAAACGACTCATGCCCCCGGATCAAATCACGGAACCGGCCCCGCTGGAACCGCTTCGTCTGGTGACCTGGCTCAACCATGTGACACCGGACGCCAATACCATCCAGCAGGAGAACGAAAATCGGGTCCAGCGAGGCCCCAGCCCCGATCCGCGTCTGCGACCAGAATGGCGAGAAATTTACGAGGACATCATCTGGAGCCTGATCAACGACCGCGGTTTCGTCTGGATGCCCTGACCAACCAACAATCTGCCAACACTCACCATCCCATGAAGCGAAGACATTTTCTCAGAACCGGCGCCACCCTGGGGAGCAGCCTTGCCTTGCCGCACTCGCTCATGGCTGAGCCGACTTCCAAGCTCATTCGCGGAAACGCGGAGCACGTCATTTCGATCTGGCTGGGAGGCGGCATGGCGCAAACGGATACCTTCGACCCCAAACGAGTGGGCGACCCGAAAGCAAACAAACCTGGCTCCTACTATCCGTCCATCGAAACGGCGGTCCCTGGCGTGCGGGTGTGTGAGCATCTGTCCAAGGTGGCACCCCTCATGGACCGTGTGACTGCGGTGCGGACCATTCACCACGACGTCATTGATGAGCACGCGGCTGCCACCAATCGCATGCATACCGGGCGTCCCATCAGCGGCACGATCAGCTATCCCTCCATCGGCTCCATCATCGCCCACGAGCGCGGAGCCGTGGCCGACGATGCCCCGCCCTACGTCCTGATCGGCTATCCGAATGTCACGCGCGGGCCTGGATTTCTGGGAGCCCAATCCAGCTACCTCTACCTGACGGACACCAGTCGCGGTCCGGCAGGATTATCACTGCCTCCGGGGATGACACCGAATCGTCAGGCGCGTCGCGAACGCTATCTCACCGCCCTCCAGGCGAGCGCCGGAGCGACCGAAGACCGGCAGTTGAAAAGTTACGACGCCGCCATCGCGCAAAGTCTGAAACTCAGCGGCCCGGAGTTCAATCGCGCGTTCCAACTCGACTCCGAACCGGCTGGCCTGCGCAATGAATACGGCGGTGAGTTTGGGCAGCGATGTTTGCTCAGCCGGCGGCTGGTTGAACGCGGCGTGCGCTTCATCGAAGTCTCCCACAACCTGAACTTCATCAATGGAGCGGGCTGGGATACGCATAAAGAAAGCATTCTCCAGCAGCATGGGTTGATCAGAGAACTCGACATCGCCATGGCCGCATTGATCCGTGATTTGTCCGCGAAAAAGCTGCTCGATAAAACACTCATCATGGTCACCACGGAGTTCGGCCGGCCCCCAGAGTTCGACAGTGGGGGCGGGCGCGGGCATCAGGGCAGCGCCTTCACCTGCGTGCTGGCCGGAGGAGGTCTAAAACACAGCGGTGCCTGGGGTCAAACGGGTGACCTCTCGAAAGAGATTGTCGCCAATCCCGTCAGTGTTCCCGATTTCTTCGCCACCGTCTGCGCCGCCCTGGGCGTTGATTACCACAAGAACCTTTACGACGGAGATCGTCCCGTGCCGATCACGGATCAAGGAAACCCCATCGCATCTCTCTTTGCATAGTCAGAACCGATACCTCCATCGACTGCGCGGGCTTCAATCTGGAGTGGGTAGCCGCGCCATGAGTTGTGATTTCCCGCAGATTCAGGGAGGCCCGCAGATTTTTTTGAAGCTTTTGATCCAATTCCAATCTGTGGGCCTCCTTGAATCTGCGGGAGACAAATCTGAATTCACCAAAGATGATGACGTGATGCACCCCCTAGTTTTCGGGGGGAGCGCACTGCTAAGTATGCCGCCCCCAGGGCGTATGCATCTCACCCCACCATGACTTTTTGTTTTCGCTTTCGATCCTCATTCGCCGCCGCGCTCACCGTCTGCCTTGCCCTCGCTGGTGTCGTTTGTGCTGCTGAACCGTATGACACTTTCCTGGAGAAACACTGCATCAGTTGTCATGGCCCCGAGAAGGAGAAGGGGGATTTGCGCATCGACCAGCTCTCGCGCGATTTCAAGGTGGGTGCGGACACGCATCATTGGGCGGAGGTGATAGAGCAGGTCAATTCGGGCGAGATGCCGCCGAAGAAGGAGAAGAAGCCGACTCAGGAGGAAATCGCGGCGTTTGTGACGAGTCTTGATTCGCGCATCAAAGAGGGCCGGGCAGCGCGGATGGCGGCGCGGCCGGCGGTGTCGCATTACCGGCTGAGCCGGAAGGAGTATCAAAACACGGTCTATGACCTGCTCGGCGTGCGCTATGATCCGGCCAAGCCGGGGGAGCTGAATGAGGACACGCGCTGGCATGGGTTTGAACGTATCGGGTCGGAGCTTTCGCTCTCGCCGTCGCATGTGGATCGCTATTACCGCGCGGCGGAGCTGGTGCTGGATCGTGCGTTTCCTGCTGCGGCGTCGGCGGAGACTCGCAAGGTCCGCAAGACGGCGGCGGAGATTCGTTACGGCGGCGGGAAGGACCAGCAGGCGGCGCTGGATCGTTTCGGCATCAAGCGGCCGCTGCGTTATCTCCTTTTCCCCGGCACTGTCCAAAACGCGCTCTCGCCGAACTCGCTCGGCAAGACCGGCCCGGAGCATAGCGGGCTCTACAAACTGCGCATCCAGGCCAGCGGTATCCGACCGCTCGGCGGCCAGACGGCGCACTTGAGCATCGGCAAGCGCACGGGTGAGGAGACGGTGGATGGGCTCATCGAGTTTGACATCACGGCGCCGGAGGACAAACCGCAGGTCTATGAGTTCGAGGTGTTCCTGGAGATGCCCGCGACGCTGGACTTCTGCGTGGTGGCCACGGATGTGGTGGATCGCCGAGCTGGTGCGGCCTTCCGCAATGCGATCGGCAGCAGGAGCGGCTACATTTTCACGCACAGCAGCGAGACCTTGCTCTTAAATCCGAACGCGCCACAGATGTTCGATGACAAGGGCAATGGCCTCTTCTCCACGGTGCTGCTCGATTGGATCGAGTGGGAAGGGCCGCTGGTGTCGGAGGCTGAAAAAGCACGGCGCAATGATGTGGTGCCACCCGATGACGCGACGCCCGAGGTGGTGGCCGAGCATCTGCAACGCTTTGCCGAACGCGCCTGGCGTCGTGCGGTGAAAAAGGAGGAGTTGGAGCAGTATTTGCAATCCTATCGCACCGAGCGCGACGCGGGCGAGAAGCTGGCAGACGCGTATCGTGTCGCGTTGCAGGGCGTGCTGACCTCCCGGCATTTCATCTACCTCGTCGAGGGCGACACGGTGGCCCGCGAACGGCTCACGGACACGGAACTCGCCTCGCGGCTCTCGTATTTCCTCTGGAGTTCGATGCCGGATGACGCGCTCTTCACTGCGGCAAAAAGCAGCACGCTGAATGGCGAGGGCTTGAAGAAGGAAGTTGATCGCATGCTCGCCGACAGCAAAGCCAGCCGCTTCATCGACGACTTTGCACGCCAATGGCTGCAACTGCACCGCGTGGGCATGTTCCCGCCGGACAAGAAGCTCTACCCAGCCTACGACGCGTGGCTGGAGGAAAGCATGCGCTCGGAGCCGGTGGAGTTCTTCCGCGAGATGTTCGGCAAGAACCTGCCCATCGACGGCTTCATCCATTCTGACTGGACCGTGGCAAACGCGCGGCTCTGCGATTTCTACGGACTGGCAGAGCCGAAGAATGGCGGCTTCCAGCGAGTCTCGCTGAAGCCCGAGGATCGTCGCGGCGGTCTGCTCACGATGGGCGCTGTGCTCGGCCTGACCTCGGACGGCACACGGCAACGCCCGGTGCATCGCGGTGTGTGGCTCAGCGAGGTGGTGCTCGGCAAGACACCGCCACCACCGCCCGCCAACGTCCCCGCCATCGAGCCTCCAACGCCGCAAAGCCCCAAAGCAACGCTGCGCCAAAAGATCGAAGCCCACCGCAACGACGCAAACTGCGCCGCCTGCCACGCGAAGCTCGACCCACTCGGCCTCGCCTGGGACAACTACGACGCCATCGGCCAGTGGCGCACTCACGAGAAAGTCGCGGCTGGAGTCGGTGCGGACCCGTTGGTGAATCCCGCCGGTGAAATGCCCGACGGTCGTGCCTTCAAGGATGCCAACGAGTTCAAGCAGCGCCTCCTTGAAGACCGCGACGAACTCGCCCGCGCCTTCATCGACCACCTTTGCACTTACGGCCTCCGCCGCGCCCTCAGCTTTGACGATCAAGACGACCTCAAAGCCATCCATGCCGAAGCGAAGAAGAGCGAATACCGTATCAAGGACATCGTTCGCGCCGTTGCTCTCTCCGACCTGATGAGGAAACGCTAACAGCACCATCACTCCAAAACTCCAACACTCCATTTTATGAGCAACTATCTCTCCCAATCCTGGCTACTCAATCGCCGCCACGCGCTCAAGGCACTCGGCAGTTTCATCTCGCTGCCCATGCTTGAGTGCATGGTCCCGCTCCGCGCGGCGGAGAAAGTCACTGCCACGCCGAAGCGCAGCGCGTTCATCTACCTCGCGAACGGCGTCCACTCGCTGAACTACCAGATCACCACGGAGGGCAAGGGCTACCAGTTCTCCCGGTCGCTGAAGCCTTTGGAGAAGCATCGCGATGTGATCACGCCGATCAGCGGCCTGCATCATCCGGGAAGCCTCAGTCATCACCACAACTGCATCTCCGTCTGGCTCACCGGTGGGAAGCTCGGCCCATCGGATCGCAACACCATCTCCGTGGACCAAAAGATGGCGGAAATCACCGCGCTCCAAACTCGAGTCGCTTCGATGGAGGTTGCCCTCACGCAGGAATCCCTCGCTTGGACGGCGGATGGCGTGCGGCTGCCTGCGATGCGTCGTTGCAGCGAGATTTTCGCATCGCTCTTCGAAGAACCGAAAGGCGGCAAAACAGTCCAACGGCGGGCCTTGCGCCGCAAAGGCAGTGTGCTTGACGCCAACCTCGCGGAAGTGCGTCAGCTCGAGAAGAAGATGGGCTCGGAGGACAAAGGACGCATGCAGCAATACCTCACCTCCGTCCGTGAGGCAGAGATCCGCACGCGGCGGGCCGACACATGGCTCGATACGCCATTGCCCGCCGTCTCCGACGCCGACCGCAAGCGCACCAACCGTGACATCGCCGCCACCATGGCGGGCGATTATTTCCGCACCGTTTATGACCTCATGGTGCTCGCCTTTCAGACGGATGTGACCCGCGTGGCCACCTTCAGCATGGGCGGCGAAGGGGATGCTTTTTCCATTCCTGAAATCGGTATCACCGAGTCGCGCCACCAGCTCAGCCACCACGGCGGCGATGCCGGTTACATGGAGAAGCTCACCAACTACGACACCTTCGCCATCGAGCAGTTCAGCTACTTCCTCACCCGCCTCGCGGAGACCAAGGACCTCAGCGGCAAGCCGCTCCTCGGCTCCACGATGGCGCTCTTTGGCAGCGGCATGTCCTACGGTCACAGCCATGGCAACGCCAACCTCCCGCTCGTGTTCGCCGGCGGCTCCGACCTCGGCCTGAAGCATGGCAGCCACCTCGACTTCAACAAGACGGCCGCAGGATTCCAAGGCTACGCTCTCGGCGCGGACGGAGCGCTCACCACCGCGCATTACCAGCTCTGCAGCCGCCCCGCGAACACCGACGCCCACATGAGCAACCTGCTCCTCCTCATGGCCCAGCGCATGGGCGTGGAGACCGACCAGTTCGGCGACAGCAACAAGGTCGTCGCGCTGTGATGTTCTTTGTTCGTCGTTCTTTGTTCTTTGTTCTTGGTTTGTGCATGGCACACGCCGAGGAGGACGTGTTCCGCCCCGAAGCGGGAAAGTTCCCGCCTTTGGAAGAAGCGCACGCGTATCGCGGCGAACTCGTCTTTGTCGACCACGCGAACCGTCGCGGCAGCCTACGGGTGACATCGCCGGGCATCTTTCGCACCACAGCGCCCCATCCGTTCGCGTTGCTGCCTTATGCCGTCGTGCGTTATCACGGCGCACCGGCCGACCTGCGGGACATTCCACTGGGCACCATGCTGCATGTCCGCGCGTTCCTGCCGCCCGATCCGAAAACCTCCGCCGTGCCGGTCTTGCCGGTGAACAGTCGCGAAAAAACCAAAGCTGGAAATCTCGGCACCGCGCCCGCTGAAAACCACGTCCTGCTGCTCGAAGACGAGCCCAGCCACTGCCAGCGCGAAGGGCTCGTCTGGAAACTGAAGGAGCTGGAAATCAAAAACCGCGAAGGAACGATCCTCGCCGGCCGCGAAGCCCCCAAAGACGCCCACACGAAGCCCAGCGACGAAACGCTGACCTTCGATGCCGCCACGCGCGTCTGGCGCGGGCGCGAATGCCTCCGCATCGAGCACCTCATCTCTGAGGGCACTTGGCCCGCGGAAGAAAAAAAAGCTCTCGGTAGCCAAGCGGTGCAACTCGGCATCACCTGGCGGCCCACGCCCGGCGGTGTGTTCGGGCGTTTTCATCTCTCCGACATCTGGCTCGACGACGACGCGATGCAAAACGCCGCGCAGCTTCAAACCGAACTGCACAAGGCCTTCATCCGCAGCCGTTGGATGCCCGCGTGGGTCGATGCGGTCGAGTATGGGAAGTTCGGCCGCGCCACCGTGACCGCGACCTTGTTCGGCGGCATGGACGCCACGCTCTATGCCGACTTCAAACCAGGCATCACTGCTCTCATGAATGGCGTCGAAAACACGCTGAAGCACACCGAAGGCGGCACTGCTGGTCCCACGCAGATGGCTGCACGCGGGAAGCTCATGGAAGTCATCCAACTGCCCGGAAACGCGCCGCTCGGCAGTAGCGGCATTCAGATTCGATTCGAGACTGATCTCATCACCGAAGGAATGCGCCCCACGCGCATCGTCAAAGTCCGCCCGAATAGCTGGCCGGATGTCCACCTGCCACGCGAAGAATATCTCGGCAACGGAGCCTCCAACATCGACGAGCGCTTCCCGACACCGGCCATCTTTCCGAACTACTGATCCCATCACTGTCCCTTCATTCTTTTGTCCCCATTCTGCTGTCGAAAATGATCACTCCAACACTCCACTCATGCCCAGCGCCCGCCACTGAAGCTGGTAAAATATTCCGGGTGAAAAATGAAGACAGCTTCCTGAATCTTTTACCCCAAATCTTTTACCAACTGTGCCTCGGCCTCTCGCTGCTCACGACTGCCGCCACCGCCGCTGACGAACCCTTCCGCCCCGAAGCAGGTAAGTTCCCTCCTCTCGAAAAAGCGCACGCCTACCGTGGCGAACTCGTCTTCGTGGATCATGCGAACCGCCGCGGCAGCATCCGCGTGCAGGGGTCCGGCATGTTTTTCCGCAACGACCCGCACCCCTTCGCCTTGCTCCCTTACGCCATCGTGCGTTATCACGGCGCACCGGCGGATCTGCGGGACATCCCGCTCGGCACGGTGATGCACGTCCGCGCCTTTCTCCCGCCTGACCCGAAGACCTCCTCCGTGCCGGTATTGCCCGTCGATAACAAGAAGATCGACGCGAACCACAACCGTGGCACCGGCATCGCACCCGCTGAGAACCACGTCCTCCTGCTCGAAGACGAGCCCAGTCACTGCCAGCGCGAGGGCATGGTGTGGAAGCTCAAAGAAGTGGACCTCAAAAACAACGAAGGCATGATCATCGCCACTCTCGAACCGAAGCAAGGCGGCGACGGCAAGGCCAGCGAAGAAAAGCTGACCTTCGATGCCGCCACCCGCATCTGGCGCGGACGCGAAAGCCTCAGCATCGAGGAACTCATCGCCGAAGGCGCATGGCCTGCGGCGGGGAAGAAATCCCTCGGCAACCAACCCGTCCTGCTCGGCATCACCTGGAAACCCACACCCGATGGCATCTTCACCCGCTTTCACATCTCCGACATCTGGCTCGATGACATCTCCATGCAACGTGCCGCCAAGAACCAGACCGAAACGCACAAGGCCTTCATCCGCAGCCGCTGGATGGCCGCGTGGATCGACAACGTCGAGTATGGCAAGTTCGGCCGCGCCACCGTGACCGCGACCTTGTTCGGCGGCATGGACGACTCGCTCTACGCCGATTTCAAAAAAGATGTCCCCGCCCTGATGAATGCCGTCGAGAACACCTTGAAGCACACCCACGGGGCCTACGGACCTGCGCACATGGCCTCCAAGGGGCCCATCGTAGATGTCACCAAAGCACCCGGCGCGACACCCCTCGGCAGCAGCGGCATCCAGATCCGTTTTGACACCGACCTCATCATCGAAGGCATTCGCCCCGGCAGAGTCGTCCGTGTCCGTCCCACGAGCTGGCCCCAAGTCCAAGTGCCACGCGAGGAATACCTCAACGACAACCTCGAAGAGCGCTTCCCGACCCCAGCCATTTTTCCGAAATACTGACGCTTCGCTGTTCTGTTTCTTTGTTCGTCTAACCACGCAGCGCCCATATGACGAGAGCGAAATTCGAGCAAGCACTTCGTGGAGCATCCGAAGCATCGAGGCAGTTCGCTTTGACCGTGGTTACGA
The Prosthecobacter sp. genome window above contains:
- a CDS encoding DUF1501 domain-containing protein, which encodes MKRRHFLRTGATLGSSLALPHSLMAEPTSKLIRGNAEHVISIWLGGGMAQTDTFDPKRVGDPKANKPGSYYPSIETAVPGVRVCEHLSKVAPLMDRVTAVRTIHHDVIDEHAAATNRMHTGRPISGTISYPSIGSIIAHERGAVADDAPPYVLIGYPNVTRGPGFLGAQSSYLYLTDTSRGPAGLSLPPGMTPNRQARRERYLTALQASAGATEDRQLKSYDAAIAQSLKLSGPEFNRAFQLDSEPAGLRNEYGGEFGQRCLLSRRLVERGVRFIEVSHNLNFINGAGWDTHKESILQQHGLIRELDIAMAALIRDLSAKKLLDKTLIMVTTEFGRPPEFDSGGGRGHQGSAFTCVLAGGGLKHSGAWGQTGDLSKEIVANPVSVPDFFATVCAALGVDYHKNLYDGDRPVPITDQGNPIASLFA
- a CDS encoding aldolase/citrate lyase family protein → MAPPLPKSNLQLGTWLQTGSPIVAELADASGFDWLLIDLEHGCGTEAMVLPQIQVIRHAAAIVRVGAPHPDLIARSLDWGAAGIMVPMVSSAEKAEACVRAMRYPPRGDRGLAGMVRAFQYGLHRDMPTPVFYAQIETIEGVENARAIAAVDGVDVLFIGPMDLKLHLQSHPERTQMDYAACLREVAAAARAAGKACGLLCRQTDDFAELQALGFTHLAIETDITLLRESYRKVIQPLRADPAVVGLRDNPSMPSK
- a CDS encoding DUF1592 domain-containing protein; translation: MTFCFRFRSSFAAALTVCLALAGVVCAAEPYDTFLEKHCISCHGPEKEKGDLRIDQLSRDFKVGADTHHWAEVIEQVNSGEMPPKKEKKPTQEEIAAFVTSLDSRIKEGRAARMAARPAVSHYRLSRKEYQNTVYDLLGVRYDPAKPGELNEDTRWHGFERIGSELSLSPSHVDRYYRAAELVLDRAFPAAASAETRKVRKTAAEIRYGGGKDQQAALDRFGIKRPLRYLLFPGTVQNALSPNSLGKTGPEHSGLYKLRIQASGIRPLGGQTAHLSIGKRTGEETVDGLIEFDITAPEDKPQVYEFEVFLEMPATLDFCVVATDVVDRRAGAAFRNAIGSRSGYIFTHSSETLLLNPNAPQMFDDKGNGLFSTVLLDWIEWEGPLVSEAEKARRNDVVPPDDATPEVVAEHLQRFAERAWRRAVKKEELEQYLQSYRTERDAGEKLADAYRVALQGVLTSRHFIYLVEGDTVARERLTDTELASRLSYFLWSSMPDDALFTAAKSSTLNGEGLKKEVDRMLADSKASRFIDDFARQWLQLHRVGMFPPDKKLYPAYDAWLEESMRSEPVEFFREMFGKNLPIDGFIHSDWTVANARLCDFYGLAEPKNGGFQRVSLKPEDRRGGLLTMGAVLGLTSDGTRQRPVHRGVWLSEVVLGKTPPPPPANVPAIEPPTPQSPKATLRQKIEAHRNDANCAACHAKLDPLGLAWDNYDAIGQWRTHEKVAAGVGADPLVNPAGEMPDGRAFKDANEFKQRLLEDRDELARAFIDHLCTYGLRRALSFDDQDDLKAIHAEAKKSEYRIKDIVRAVALSDLMRKR
- a CDS encoding DUF1553 domain-containing protein: MTLRTTLALSAIFHGLGFGLHADDSKPVLQLDFGQEESAPLIAVGNVVRDQAGPRPPEFPDFEANNTAIQLKGKGARYEIKDPGPQSPFDFTNGDAITLESWVKVDKLSPGQPMYIVGKGRTNSPHFARNNQNWSLRVIGGSAGLAHLSFLFASAPEPGGGNTWHIWNSEASFEIATGWHHVALSYEFGKPDTMRGWIDGVATAGVWGVDGATTKAPAVDDDDVWIGSSQGGNAGNSFQGFLDGLAIHRRALTDADIAKHCRRKEGPQVVLPAVAKMPDLGKIDEGKVLIQINEGHADSNRRPNSLETPQEAARWWGDAFLLPRVPVRYDDWGIRSSWAAPLLLRMAADVKLPEGSHRILLRTRGLSRLWIDGELIAETKPAVGNGENGFDPVTPLAQPPHPGVRVKGYHQQEVFGTAKMSPIKTTSRVVLELIVGGKNMRTDTGEVCVALESAGGDAFSILRATGRPDLPLTDAQVEPVLAEIESSLARFDDANRREASKSRDAFWQKRHDIAKAWVKKNPAPKPPRAGHPVDAFIDAKIETALAASAATSDAARLFHGEVLPVLREECFRCHGEKDKGGLKLNTREAALRGGDSEVPAIIPGDPAASELIERVRTDDEDLVMPPTGERLSKEQIARLESWIRDGAKWPSPPVDPGKLVKTSITSDAAFLRRIYLDTIGLPPAANEVKAFLADSDPDKRTKLIDRLLADERCADHAMSEWLDALAENPTLINASLNSTGPFRWFLHDALRDNKALDRMVTELLMMRGDAAHGGSAGFAQAAENDAPFAAKGHIVASTFLGIELQCARCHDSPYHSTTQRDLFSLAAMLERKAVTVPKTSRVPAAFFEKKARESLIRVTLKPDESVTPVWPFAAVTGVAENADIDRLIENPKDTRERLAALLTSPENRRFPRVMVNRIWKRLMGAGFVEPVQDWEGHDASHPELLDWLAAELLTADYDVRHIIRLIVTSAAYQREAGLENLAVAGAVERFFNAPARRRLTAEQVVDSLHAAAGAAIDSEPMTFIHDGSKTLQTRQDLGFPRRAWMFASLNNERDRPSLALPRAQAAVNVLEAFGWNGSRQKPIFARDTEPNMLQPGILENGILTQSLSRASWKSELANLAVEAKSPEALLESLFLRFLSRMPLRSERDSFLPELKSGFEKRLMPPDQITEPAPLEPLRLVTWLNHVTPDANTIQQENENRVQRGPSPDPRLRPEWREIYEDIIWSLINDRGFVWMP